TGCTTCCGAAAGGATACGACTGGATTTACAAACAAAAGTTTCAAACTTACATTCTGGACAAGATTTAATTTTTGGAAAAGAGGTACCTTTGTATATGTATTCCGGATTGATGTTCGGAAATTTTAAAATTGAATTGGAATGGCAGCTTGGGCATACCCAAACATCATAATCAATTGAATTGACGATTTCTTCTGATACCTGTCCTTCCGACAAATGTTTGTTATCTCCCTCTTCGGAGAGTTTCGTCATCATAGTCCCACATTTTTTACATTTTCTTGGAATATTCCGAATGGCTTGCAAACGTTCCATTAACTTACGCATTCGTAAGTCTCCCCAAAAAATAAAAAATATAATGATACTTGCGATAATAAGAAATATTGACACAGGAAACAATGCATCGTCCAAAACCAAAGAAAGGAGAGTGATTGCGATCACAACAGGACTAATGAAAAGACCATAAAACAAAATGAAATCGGTTTTGTGGACAATATGGTATTTGGCAGTAGGGGAAGGTGTGAGCCAAACAACGATCCTTTGGAGTAAATTTAAAAATACAAAAAGAGCAAGATATCCAAATATAAAATACTTTTTATTACGTAGAGACTCTTCTTTTTCGATTCTTTCTAGTTCCGTAAATTTTTCATTTAAAAGTCTAGATTCTTCATCATTTAGAAAATAATTTCCAGTGGTATTGTATCGATCAACGGTTTCTTCTAAAATTCGTTTTTCTTCCTCTGTTAGTTGTGAATAAGATTTCCCTTGGTAATCATATTCATCCGTTCTTTTGGATTCATTTGATGTTTCGCCATTTGAAGGATAGGCACTTGCATCTGTCGCATCGTTGGTGCCGGTGGTATTCGAAACCAAATCTTCTACAGCCATCTCAGGATGGTTTAATTTATTAATGATGGCGGACACAGTGTCCGAATGTCCCTTTTGAAAGTTATCTTCTTTGAATGAAGGAATGGTATATGTATCAATGATTCGTTTGACAGTGACATCCGGAAGGTCACCTTCTAGTCCGTATCCAGTTTCAATTTCCACTCTTCTTTGATCGATCACATGTAAAATGAGAATTCCATTGTCTTTGCCTTTTTTCCCAATCTTCCAATGGTTGAAGAGAGCAACGGCAAAGTCTTTTGGGACATAACTTCCGATCGTTGGCAACGTCACTACGACAATTTCTAATCCTGACTCTGCCTCTGCGGCATTGATCATTTGGTCAATGGATGCCGTGTCTGTCAAAACTCCGGCACTGTCTTCCACCCAGCTGTTTCTTAGTGTCTTGGGGTTTGGGACCTTGGCAACAAGAGTGTCGATGGGTTCTTCATTTGTTGGCGAACATTGCCAAAGAACTGGCAAAAGAAAAGTAATGAGTAACGATAGAATGAAATTAGGAATGAAATTGGTTTTTGATCGAAGTGGAAAATTCACGATCTAAAGAAATTAAACGAAGCCTGAAGAGTTGTCAAGTATGAGTTAGGAGTGTTAGAATAGAATTGTATGCAACGCAATTATTTTTTTCGCTCAAGAACCAGTACAAGGAAAGTTACAAATATATGTAATCGTTTTAGGAGAAAGGCTTTTCCCTGTCGCAGATTTGATACCAGGTCCAAATGTGTATGTATTGGTTCCCAAGGAAAAACTGGAAGAGTTATAGATTTGGAGAACATTATTCGATACAAAGGAACTAGATCCATCTAGAGAAATCGGTGGGTATGTTATGACATTCGAATTTAAAAAGGTTTGCATATCAGAAGGTATTTCCAAATTTTCAGAGAAAGTGATAATTACCAATGTTGGCCAGGAGGTAAAGATTGCTTTATCGTATGGGGTTGAATAGATCATATCCAAATAGGCTGGTGTGATCCCAGTTTCATAAAATTCTACATTTAATACATCTGGGCCACTTAACGATTTATTTGTGATCATCGAAGCTCCAGGAAATGGAATCGAAATGGTAAAAGTAAACAACTCACTTCCTGATTGGTCTACTCGAATCGTTGTTTCTCCTGTACTTGCAATCAAATAGAACCTTCCACCTTCATTTAATAAAATTGAATTTGTAAGACCTTCTAATTGGTTAGTACGGCTGAGGACAGTCAAAGTTCCACCGACAACGGCAACACCATTGGCATCAACGATTTGGCCCGTGATTTGAACGGTTCTCGGTGTAGCAAGTAAGGAAGCTACCCCTAGAATAGCTGCAGGGTTGGTCTCTTCCGAGATTTCTGGATTTACAACCATCTGTACGGCCGGATTGAAATAACAATTTCCAATGACCATCCATAGACCTAAAATCACCGAAAAAGTTAATAACCTAGGATGTGGTTTCATATCATTTCTCCAGAAAATAAAGGATTGTTTCGGAAAAAGAAATTTCTTTTAGGCCTTAGAACCCAAGAGATTGATTCTATAGAAATGCTGAATGTTTGGCAAGATATTTCTTAATAAAGTTTAGTCCCGATATGGTTCGAAACTCCCTATGACTCAACTCTAAAACTTTTAATAAAATACACAAGCAACTGATGGTGAATAACAAAATCTAACAAAACGTGGAGATAACAATTTTCCCGTTGCAGATTTGATATTAGATGTAAATGCAATAAAATATTCAGTGTCAGGCATCAATCCTTCTGCTCCCGAAAATATGAGCTGATTGCCGGAAACACTGGGAGACAGATACCCTACGCTTGGGGCAGGGATAATCATCATCGAATTTGGCATCCAACTAACATCTTCTGGGTCAACGGATGCAGGAGGTTCGCTAAATTCTAAAACCAAAGGGTTTGGAGTTTTTCCCAGGTTCGCATTATGTATGTTAATTTCAGTAACACCACCTTCTAAATAGAACACTCGCACCAAGTCAAAAAAGTTAGGTGGTTCACTGGCACTAATTGAAGTCAAATCGGAAATTTCAAGTCCTGAAGGAGCACCGTTTGTTCCCACACCGATTTCTGTTGGGCTTACTACAATTAAGATCAAAGTAAAAAATGGAGTGCCGTTTTGTAATACTTCATAACTCGTTGAACCAGTTTGAAACGGTAAATAAAATCTTCCGCTTGAATCCGTTGTGTAAGTTGGCAAAGACGCTTTAGATTGAAACGATGGTGGAGAAGGAACAAAAACAAGGCCTGTCAATCCCGAACCATTTTGATCCCTAATTTGGCCAGTGATGAGTAGGTTTGATGTTTCGGCCCCGATTCCAAGAAGACTAAGAAATGAACTATCCTCTTTCTTTTCTACAGGATTTAATATTCCGTTCACAACCGGATTGAAATAACAATTCTGAAAGAACGAAAACATTAGAAGTAATAATCCAATCGACATTTTAAATTGCATCGTCGGTATTCCTCGAAGGTAAATAGATTTCATTTTTAGTCGACCGATTCGATTATTTTCTCTTCTTCAGAGTTTCTAAATCTTTTTCTAGTTGTTCCAGCTCATATTTTTCTTCTGCTTCTTTGAGTTCTTGTTCTGTCCTGATTTGTTCTACAGCTTCATCTTTGATACGTTTGATTTCCGAATCAGAAACCATACGATAGCCGTTCCCTTCGCACACATCAACGACAATGGTTTTACGTGTGATCGTGATCAGAAATCCGCCAAGGAGTGTAATTGCCATATCCCCCCAAGTGGATGTTTGTTTGATGCGAACGGGACGATTGTCTTTTGGAAGTAATACATCCCAATTTGGTTCTTTGAAACGAAGTGCACCAAACAACCAAAAGTATTCTGGATAAGATTGAAAAATTTGGCATTTTGCTGAATCGGGTGCAAGTGTGATCATATTTCCATCGGCCACAGAACCAAGCACAAAGGAATCACGTAGGCTATGAGTGATCACTTCACCACCTTCTTGGTTGGTTTTTCTTTCTGATTCTTGTCGCATCAATTCTTCTCTGCGTTTACGAATCTCTTCTTGTTTGGCAGCGATGGCCTTTTCTTTTTCGGATTTTCTTTTTTCTTCTTCTTCTCTACGGATGATTTCTTCTTCAGATTCAGCAATGTCTTTGTAGATAATTTTTAAAACGGTTTTTTTGGAAATCACCATGTGTTTTCCGTTTTGTGCATCTACTTCCACACTATCCACATTTTGATTGGTGATCACACCTTTGATGGACTTTCCTTGTTTTAACAGAATGGTTTGTACAGCGGCCAATGGGGAAATGATACAAAAAATAAGTACAATGAGAGCTAAATGTTTGTTTCGCATAGAGATGGTCCGTTCTAGTATTTTCCCTATATTATTAGGATTTAGAATCATTTGCAATACAGAATTTTCCCGTTTAGCAGAAATACTTCGAGAAATCCAGAGCGATTTGACAGGATTTGAAAAGCCACCAAACATTCCCCATTCGGAGATTGAAAGAACTTGCCTCAGGTTCGGCTCATCAAATAGTATCTTGCTTTGTTTAATTGTGAATTAGGCTCTATCATGTTTCCTTTTACTAAAGAAGGACTTGGGAGCAAGCAGGTGAGATGAAAGAAGATCAAAAAATGCATAAAGTTCTACATTCTGTTCATTTATGGGGCATTGCTGTAGGACTTGTCATATCTGGTGATTATTTTGGTTGGAACTTTGGATGGTCCAAAGCGAGTTTCTGGGAATTCGGTTTTGCTGTTATACTTGTGGCTACTTTTTACGTACTCTTTGCACTATGTTTTACCGAACTTGCAGCAAGCATTCCACAATCAGGTGGCCCATCTGCTTATGCAAAACGGGCATTAGGGGATTTATTTGGACTGGTCACTGGTTATTTAGTTCTTGTCGAATTTTTGTTAGCACCACCTGCCATTGCTTCGGCTCTCGGGGGATACATTCATTTTCTATTTCCCATTATACCTGCGTTTGGTGCAGGTATTGTCATGTTCTGTTTGTTGTTATTAATCAATTTAACTGGAATCAAACAAACAGCTCGATTTGAACTTCTAGTGACTCTTGTCGCAGTATTCGGACTTTTGTTGTATTTGGTATTTTTAACGCCACATGTATCATTTGAAAAACTACCCAATCTACCAAACGTTCATTCTATTGTTTGGAGTTCGGTTTTTCTTTCTATTCCATTTGCCATTTGGTTTTTTCTGGCTGTGGAAGGAGTGGCTTTGGCGGCCGAAGAGGTGCGAAATCCCGCTAGAGATATACCCATTGGATATACTGCTGGAATCTTCACTCTACTATGTTTGGCGGGGTTTATTTTCGTATTTACAGCGGCAGTTGTTGATACAAAAGAAATCTCTGAATTAGATTATCCCTTGTCTTATGTATTACAAAAGTTATATGGAAAAAATCAAATTTGGCCTTTTGTGTTTACCTTTATTGGATTGTTTGGTTTGGTAGCTTCTTTATTTGGAATCATCCTTGGAAACTCTCGATTGATTTATGCGATGGCCAAAGAAGGATATTTACCCAATTATCTTTCAAAATTGAGTAAAGGTTCCCATGTTCCACAAAATGCTGTTTTAAGTGGCGGGGTACTTGGGATTTTTTGTATGAGTTTTTTAGACACGGCAGAACTCATCACCATTTCTGCATTAGGTGCTTGTGGGATGTATCTTTTTAGCCTAATCTCCTATTTTGTGTTAAGAAAAAAAGAACCTTTGATGCCACGGCCTTACAAAGCTCCGTTTTATCCTGTATTGCCTGGGGTTGCACTCATATTGGGAATTGTGGCTTGTGGATCTGTTTCATTCGCAGAACCTTATTTGGCGATCGGAGTTATTTTTTTCGGCTTTTTGTTAGGGTTTGGGTATTTCTGGAAACAAAAAAGGAACTAAGATCCAAATTCCATCTTTGTTCTTTCTTTGGCATCGTGACAACGTTCTAAAAATAGTCTCGATACCGAATCATCGGGGTTTTTATCTAATAGTTTTGAAAACCCTTCGATGGCTTCTTCAAAATCATCTCTGCGGAAAGCATCCAAGGCTAAGGTGTATTCATCTTTGATTGCCATGAGTCTTGATGCTTTTTCTGGTTCATATCCATCTAAAACTTCTACTACGAAAACGGATTCTGTTTTTCCTTTGATTGCCACTCTGTCAAGTAATCGGTAATGGTATCCAAGTCTTTCCGATGCTTCGATAAATGTATCAGCACTGATCACGATACGAGAAGAAAAGAGTTTTGTAATTCCTTCAATCCGTGACGCAAGGTTTACAGCATCAGAGATAACGGTTCCTTCCATTCTTTTGTGTTCACCTAATATTCCCAAGGTGAGATTTCCTGTGTGGATTCCAATTCCTACTTCGATGGGAATGTATCCACAATTGGCTCTATGTCCGTTATAAATACGAATGGCATCTTGCATTTCGACAGCCGCTTTTACCGCATCATTTATGTCATACGGAAAAAGTGCCATCACTGCATCACCAATAAATTTATCAATAAAACCGTTGTTGTGTCGAATGATAGGTCCAACTCTTTGTAGGTAACTATTTAAAAAGTCAAAGTTTTCTTTGGGTGTAAGTGTTTCTGAAAATTCTGTAAAAGACCTAATATCGGCAAACAGAATGGTCATTCGTTTTTGTACCTGGTCACCTAAGTCCACATACCGGATATCTGATTTGCCTAGATGATATAAAAATTCTGTTGGGACAAAACGACTGAAGGAATTGCTAAGTTGTTTCTGCTCTTGCGCAAATTCTAATGTTTTTGTCATGGTTTGTCGAACAATCCGTCCAAACGTAATGACTTGCAAAAAGACAAATATCACAACACTTGCTGGGGCAACATACATCGTATGGATATATGATTCGGCATGTAGCACATCATTTGTAGCTGCAGCAAGAACCAAAAGCATTCCGAATAACAATGGTTTGGATTCCATTCGTTTTTTTATATAAGCTTGATACAGATAAATAAATATAATAATTCCATTTGCAACAAATGCTATGGGATAGATGGATGCAGTTTCAGTAAAATACACTGGCGGTAACAAAAGACCAATGGTTAAAATGGAGGACAGGGTATAAAAGAAAACTCCCATTCGTTTCGAAAAGTCTTCCGGGAAAATTGTATAAAAATAATGAAATAAAAGAGGCGCAGACCAATACCATGAAAGATATTCTAATCGCAATAAAAACCAATAGGGAACATCGATAAATTCTAACAGAATTCGTTCTCCAGTCGAAATGGTCCTTAGTAAAACTGCCAAGGAAAACAAAAAGATACCTATTGTGTGTTTCCCATCACGATTGTAGAAATACATGATTAAAAAGAAAAAACCAACAAATGCAAGAATTGATGACAACATGGTTTCGTTGATCTTTCGTTTGGTGAGACGACTTTCTGCTTTATTGTAGGTGGAAATGACAATATCGTTCCAAATCCCTCCTTTTCTATGTACATAATTTGCAATATAGAGATCGATGATGATTTCTGAACTTTGTGGTAATACAACCACAGTCGATTTAACTTGTGGAATGTACTCGTTCGGATTGGGTCCAGGTTTTCCAGATCCACCTAGGTACTTTCCATTGGCATAAATAGCGTAAGAAGTGTCCTGTTCAGGGACAGTCAAGGCCATAGTTTCTTGTTGGTTGTCTGCGAGTTTTAATTTGATCCTAAAACTTGCATGTCCAAATCCGCCAAGGGAACCATAATTCATTTTGTATCCGTTCCAATGTTTTGGAAGGCTCAGGAATAAATCGGAATCAGTTTCTATTATTTGTGAAGGGGCCGTATTCCAAAAAAATTTCCATTCCCCATTTAAAACAACAAAGGGTTCGTTCACAAAGGAATGTTGGCTTAGGTCTAAATACCCTTTCTCTGCTTCTGCTTTTACGTTCCTTTCCTCTGAAAGACAACCGAGTTGGAATAAAATAAGAAAAAGAAAGAGTTTCTTCATTTAAGCTTGTCGTTTCGGAAATACAGTATAGTCCTGAAGTTTTGTAAACTTCACTTCATCGCGTTTGTAACCGAGTAGTCCTTCTAGGGTTTGGTATCGATTCATACCCATACTGATTTCTATGTCTTGGCCTGTAAATTGTCCAGGGTGTTCGTACCCACAAGAATGAGCCAAACTTAGAAGTTCTTTTCGAAATCCTTGGATGTATTTGGCCGCACGTTTTCCTTTGATCTCTGGGTCCACTCCGCGTTGTAACCACCAGTTTTGGGTAGCGACACCGGCAGGACAATGGTCCGTATGGCATTTTTGTGCTTGGATGCAACCAATGGATAACATGGCTTCTCTTGCCACATTGATGAGATCACAACCCATGGCAATCGCAACCACAGCTCGGTCAGGGAAACCGAGTTTTCCCGATCCAATCCAAACAATTTGTTCGGACAATCCCTCTTTTTGGAAGAGGGTATACACTCTTTGGAACCCAATTTTAAAAGGTAGAGATACGTGATCGGCATAAGTAAGGGGGGCGGCTCCTGTTCCGCCTTCCCCGCCATCAATGGTGATAAAGTCGGGCCCTTGGGAACTTTGTTTCATTTCATTTGCAAGTTCCTCCCAGAATTCAATTTCTCCGACAGCACTTTTGATTCCAACAGGAAGTCCCGTACCGGATGCGATTTTTTCGATAAACTGGACTAGTTCTTTTACATTTGTAAATTCATTATGTGAGTTAGGTGATATACAATCTTTTCCTTCTTCCACATGACGAATCGCAGCAATTTCAGCGTTTACTTTTTTTGCTGGTAGAATTCCACCTTTCCCTGGTTTGGCGCCTTGAGATAATTTGATTTCGATCATTTTAATACAAGGATTTTTGCCGACCTTTTCTTTCAAAACATCCAAACTAAATTTTCCAGAATGGTCTCTTGCGCCAAAGTATCCCGTTCCAATTTGCCAAACCATATCAGCACCTTGCATATGGTATTGGCTTAGACCACCTTCGCCTGTGTTCTGATAGGCGCCGGAATCTCTTGCTCCTCTGTTCAGTGCCATCACTGCGTTTTTACCAAGAGAACCAAAAGACATTGCTGATATATTAACAATCGAATATGGTCTATAAGGAAATTTACGTTTAGGACCAATGATCTTTAAACAAGGAATACAACTTGGGTCTTGGTTGTGGATATATGCCTTGGCTTCTGGAAAAGGGAAGGCTTTGTGTTTGATAATGGGGTATCCCGGTTCGTATTGGATTTCTGTTGTTCCAAATCCGAAATTATTGTTTTGTCCTTTGGCTGTGGCATATATCCAACTTCTTTCTGTACGATCGAAGGGCCTTTCTTCTTTATCGTGAGCCACCCAGTACTGTCTGAGTTCTGGACCGATCATTTCTAAAAAATATCGGAGACGACCAACAATGGGAAAGTTCCGCTGAATCGTGTGCGTTTTTTGAGTGATGTCTCGGAGGAAGACAAGTACTAGAAATACGAACAATCCAATCAGAGTGGAGGAGAGGGGATGGGTTTCAATCCAAGTAAGTATCTGATCCATAAGGGGTGCGTCCATTTCTATATCAAAAATAAAAAGATGACAAGCTAAGATTGGAGGTGGGTCAAAGAATCTAAAAGTTTTTCTTTTGTAAATGGTTTGAAGATATATCCAGAAATCATGGGAATTTTGGCAGCCCGATCTGTGTCGGCTTCATCAACGGAGGAACTAACTAGAAAGATGGTGATAGGTTTGGGAAATGTTGGTGAAATCTTTCCAAAGGCATCTAAAAATTGCCAACCATCCATAAAGGGCATATTGATATCGAGAAAAATGATGTCAGGGAGTTTGTCCTTGTTTTGCGATTCCTTATGGAAAAACTCCAGTGCGTTTTCCGCATCTGAAAATAATAAAACATCTTCTTTGATTCCGGCGTTGGAAATGATCTTTTTTGTTGTGAACTGATAAATCGTATCATCATCAATCACGCAAATTTTAGGAGTCATTCTGCATCACTCCTTTCTGGAAAGTACATAAGAAAGGTAGCACCTTCTCCAGGTTTGGAAAGCACCTCAATCCTTCCCCCGACCGATTCCATTTTGTATTTGATCAAAAACAACCCCAGCCCTTTCCCACTGATATGACGATGAAAAGTCTTCCTAAGCTGAAAAATTTGATCTCCATACCGCTCTAAATCGATCCCAATCCCATTGTCCGAAAAAGAAATTGTGGTTTGGGAGCCAATTTGAAAGGATTCGACTGAAATCCGCAGCCTTCGGTTCGGGTCGGCGTAACGGAGGGAGTTACTGAGGAGGTGGAGGAAAATGGTTTCTAAAAATTCTTTGGAAAAGTATACAGTGTTCCCACCTGAAAAATTGGATTGAATTTCCGCTTGTTTGCTACTGATTTCCCCATTCATCAATCGGATCACATTAGTAAATGATTGGTCAATGTTAACAGGTTCTGGTTTGAACTGGTCTGAATTTTGGATTTTTAAAGTAGTAATGAGTTCGGAAAGGACTGTTTCTAAAGTCCCAGTTACATTTTCTAAATGGGATTCGATTTCTTTAACATCTTTTAGTTGGTCTGTTTCTTTCATCAAATCAAGAAGGCTTCTTAAGTTACTGACGGGTGC
This genomic stretch from Leptospira meyeri harbors:
- a CDS encoding TPM domain-containing protein; amino-acid sequence: MPNFILSLLITFLLPVLWQCSPTNEEPIDTLVAKVPNPKTLRNSWVEDSAGVLTDTASIDQMINAAEAESGLEIVVVTLPTIGSYVPKDFAVALFNHWKIGKKGKDNGILILHVIDQRRVEIETGYGLEGDLPDVTVKRIIDTYTIPSFKEDNFQKGHSDTVSAIINKLNHPEMAVEDLVSNTTGTNDATDASAYPSNGETSNESKRTDEYDYQGKSYSQLTEEEKRILEETVDRYNTTGNYFLNDEESRLLNEKFTELERIEKEESLRNKKYFIFGYLALFVFLNLLQRIVVWLTPSPTAKYHIVHKTDFILFYGLFISPVVIAITLLSLVLDDALFPVSIFLIIASIIIFFIFWGDLRMRKLMERLQAIRNIPRKCKKCGTMMTKLSEEGDNKHLSEGQVSEEIVNSIDYDVWVCPSCHSNSILKFPNINPEYIYKGTSFPKIKSCPECKFETFVCKSSRILSEATYSSSGKVEVRRTCAHCKHSATEYETIPKKQKSSSGGSSGGGGGGGGGSFGGGSSGGGGSGGSY
- a CDS encoding LA_0442/LA_0875 N-terminal domain-containing protein, coding for MILNPNNIGKILERTISMRNKHLALIVLIFCIISPLAAVQTILLKQGKSIKGVITNQNVDSVEVDAQNGKHMVISKKTVLKIIYKDIAESEEEIIRREEEEKRKSEKEKAIAAKQEEIRKRREELMRQESERKTNQEGGEVITHSLRDSFVLGSVADGNMITLAPDSAKCQIFQSYPEYFWLFGALRFKEPNWDVLLPKDNRPVRIKQTSTWGDMAITLLGGFLITITRKTIVVDVCEGNGYRMVSDSEIKRIKDEAVEQIRTEQELKEAEEKYELEQLEKDLETLKKRK
- the eat gene encoding ethanolamine permease, coding for MKEDQKMHKVLHSVHLWGIAVGLVISGDYFGWNFGWSKASFWEFGFAVILVATFYVLFALCFTELAASIPQSGGPSAYAKRALGDLFGLVTGYLVLVEFLLAPPAIASALGGYIHFLFPIIPAFGAGIVMFCLLLLINLTGIKQTARFELLVTLVAVFGLLLYLVFLTPHVSFEKLPNLPNVHSIVWSSVFLSIPFAIWFFLAVEGVALAAEEVRNPARDIPIGYTAGIFTLLCLAGFIFVFTAAVVDTKEISELDYPLSYVLQKLYGKNQIWPFVFTFIGLFGLVASLFGIILGNSRLIYAMAKEGYLPNYLSKLSKGSHVPQNAVLSGGVLGIFCMSFLDTAELITISALGACGMYLFSLISYFVLRKKEPLMPRPYKAPFYPVLPGVALILGIVACGSVSFAEPYLAIGVIFFGFLLGFGYFWKQKRN
- a CDS encoding adenylate/guanylate cyclase domain-containing protein — encoded protein: MKKLFLFLILFQLGCLSEERNVKAEAEKGYLDLSQHSFVNEPFVVLNGEWKFFWNTAPSQIIETDSDLFLSLPKHWNGYKMNYGSLGGFGHASFRIKLKLADNQQETMALTVPEQDTSYAIYANGKYLGGSGKPGPNPNEYIPQVKSTVVVLPQSSEIIIDLYIANYVHRKGGIWNDIVISTYNKAESRLTKRKINETMLSSILAFVGFFFLIMYFYNRDGKHTIGIFLFSLAVLLRTISTGERILLEFIDVPYWFLLRLEYLSWYWSAPLLFHYFYTIFPEDFSKRMGVFFYTLSSILTIGLLLPPVYFTETASIYPIAFVANGIIIFIYLYQAYIKKRMESKPLLFGMLLVLAAATNDVLHAESYIHTMYVAPASVVIFVFLQVITFGRIVRQTMTKTLEFAQEQKQLSNSFSRFVPTEFLYHLGKSDIRYVDLGDQVQKRMTILFADIRSFTEFSETLTPKENFDFLNSYLQRVGPIIRHNNGFIDKFIGDAVMALFPYDINDAVKAAVEMQDAIRIYNGHRANCGYIPIEVGIGIHTGNLTLGILGEHKRMEGTVISDAVNLASRIEGITKLFSSRIVISADTFIEASERLGYHYRLLDRVAIKGKTESVFVVEVLDGYEPEKASRLMAIKDEYTLALDAFRRDDFEEAIEGFSKLLDKNPDDSVSRLFLERCHDAKERTKMEFGS
- a CDS encoding carboxypeptidase-like regulatory domain-containing protein gives rise to the protein MKPHPRLLTFSVILGLWMVIGNCYFNPAVQMVVNPEISEETNPAAILGVASLLATPRTVQITGQIVDANGVAVVGGTLTVLSRTNQLEGLTNSILLNEGGRFYLIASTGETTIRVDQSGSELFTFTISIPFPGASMITNKSLSGPDVLNVEFYETGITPAYLDMIYSTPYDKAIFTSWPTLVIITFSENLEIPSDMQTFLNSNVITYPPISLDGSSSFVSNNVLQIYNSSSFSLGTNTYTFGPGIKSATGKSLSPKTITYICNFPCTGS
- a CDS encoding response regulator gives rise to the protein MTPKICVIDDDTIYQFTTKKIISNAGIKEDVLLFSDAENALEFFHKESQNKDKLPDIIFLDINMPFMDGWQFLDAFGKISPTFPKPITIFLVSSSVDEADTDRAAKIPMISGYIFKPFTKEKLLDSLTHLQS
- a CDS encoding FMN-binding glutamate synthase family protein; the protein is MDAPLMDQILTWIETHPLSSTLIGLFVFLVLVFLRDITQKTHTIQRNFPIVGRLRYFLEMIGPELRQYWVAHDKEERPFDRTERSWIYATAKGQNNNFGFGTTEIQYEPGYPIIKHKAFPFPEAKAYIHNQDPSCIPCLKIIGPKRKFPYRPYSIVNISAMSFGSLGKNAVMALNRGARDSGAYQNTGEGGLSQYHMQGADMVWQIGTGYFGARDHSGKFSLDVLKEKVGKNPCIKMIEIKLSQGAKPGKGGILPAKKVNAEIAAIRHVEEGKDCISPNSHNEFTNVKELVQFIEKIASGTGLPVGIKSAVGEIEFWEELANEMKQSSQGPDFITIDGGEGGTGAAPLTYADHVSLPFKIGFQRVYTLFQKEGLSEQIVWIGSGKLGFPDRAVVAIAMGCDLINVAREAMLSIGCIQAQKCHTDHCPAGVATQNWWLQRGVDPEIKGKRAAKYIQGFRKELLSLAHSCGYEHPGQFTGQDIEISMGMNRYQTLEGLLGYKRDEVKFTKLQDYTVFPKRQA